The Candidatus Latescibacterota bacterium genome segment CTTGAGCTGACCGATGCTTTCACGGAATTGAAGGCAGACGAAACGACGGGAGTCGTGATACTGGGCAGTGAGGGAGGGAAGGCCTTTGCCGCTGGCGCTGATATCTCGGAGCTTCAGAAGCTGGATTTGTTGAGCGGCAAGGAATTTTCCGAGAGGGGCCACAGGTTGTGCAATCTCATTGAGAATCTGGGCAAACCGGTGATCGCCGCTATTCCGGGTTTCGCCCTTGGTGGCGGCTGCGAGATAGCGATGGCCTGCACGCTCAGGGTCGCTTCCGAGAAGGCGAAGCTGGGTCAACCCGAGATCAATCTTGGCACTATCCCCGGCTATGGAGGTACCCAGAGGCTCTCCAGGATCATACCGCGCGGGGTAGCGATGGACCTCGTGCTTACAGGCAGGATAATCGGAGCTGAAGAGGCGAAGCAATTGGGCCTGCTCAACAGGGTAGTCCCTCATGAGGAACTCGAAGCTGCCGTCGACGAACTGGCAGAGCAGCTTCAGAGCAAGCCAC includes the following:
- a CDS encoding enoyl-CoA hydratase/isomerase family protein, with protein sequence MAYECIKLEKDGRLARVTINRPDKLNALNIKTVLELTDAFTELKADETTGVVILGSEGGKAFAAGADISELQKLDLLSGKEFSERGHRLCNLIENLGKPVIAAIPGFALGGGCEIAMACTLRVASEKAKLGQPEINLGTIPGYGGTQRLSRIIPRGVAMDLVLTGRIIGAEEAKQLGLLNRVVPHEELEAAVDELAEQLQSKP